The following coding sequences lie in one Sorghum bicolor cultivar BTx623 chromosome 6, Sorghum_bicolor_NCBIv3, whole genome shotgun sequence genomic window:
- the LOC8082559 gene encoding beta-fructofuranosidase, insoluble isoenzyme 7 — protein sequence MLIRDSSAEAELEQSNQRVRSRPASTMAGLPLSVVAFHLCLLASSSSSSALRPATTASESDGGGSRAGRTAYHFQPAKNWQNDPNGPMYYNGMYHFFYQYNPHGALWDIGNLSWGHSVSGDLVNWAALDTALDPTSPFDANGCWSGSATILPGGTPAILYTGIDASGEQVQNVAFPRNPADPLLREWDKPSYNPVIPLPADVPGDKFRDPSTAWLGRDGLWRIVVSAEVRGVASTLVYRSPDFLRWERAATAPLHASRAAGMVECPDLFPVKEESGGDDDGEGLDASASGDGVRHVLKLSVMDTLQDYYMVGRYDAAADAFVPAEPERGDDVRAWRRLDYGHVYASKSFFDARHSRRVLWAWANESDSQADDVAKGWSGVQTFPRKLWLDEDGKQLRQWPVEEIETLRRKRVGLRRGTVLSAGGMNEIVGVAGSQADVEVEFKVPSLAEAEALDANRLLDPQKLCGEKGASVPGGVGPFGLIVLASGDLREHTTVFFRVFRHQGRYRLLMCTDLTRSTTRAGVYKPPYGGFVDVDVEEHETIKLRTLIDHSMLESFGAEGRICITARVYPEHAETSNSHLFVFNNGTGKVEVPKLEAWELAAATVNAVGDAGLIVSQSKDESESY from the exons ATGTTAATCCGGGACTCGTCAGCAGAGGCAGAGCTGGAGCAGAGCAACCAGAGGGTTCGCTCTCGTCCCGCATCGACCATGGCGGGGCTCCCGCTGTCCGTCGTCGCCTTCCACCTGTGCCTCctcgcgtcgtcgtcgtcgtcgtctgctCTTCGGCCGGCGACAACCGCGAGCGagagcgacggcggcggcagccGTGCCGGCAGGACCGCCTACCACTTCCAGCCCGCCAAGAACTGGCAGAACG ATCCGAATG GGCCGATGTACTACAACGGCATGTACCATTTCTTCTACCAGTACAACCCGCACGGCGCGCTCTGGGACATCGGCAATCTCTCCTGGGGCCACTCCGTCTCCGGCGACCTCGTCAACTGGGCCGCACTGGACACGGCGCTGGACCCGACGTCGCCCTTCGACGCCAACGGCTGCTGGTCGGGCTCCGCCACCATCCTCCCCGGCGGCACCCCGGCCATCCTCTACACGGGCATCGACGCCAGCGGGGAGCAGGTGCAGAACGTGGCGTTCCCGAGGAACCCTGCCGACCCTCTCCTCCGCGAGTGGGACAAGCCCAGCTACAACCCCGTCATCCCGCTCCCCGCCGACGTCCCCGGCGACAAGTTCCGGGACCCCTCGACGGCGTGGCTGGGCCGCGACGGGCTGTGGCGCATCGTGGTGTCCGCCGAGGTCCGCGGCGTGGCGTCCACGCTCGTGTACCGGAGCCCGGACTTCCTCCGCTGGGAGCGCGCGGCCACCGCGCCGCTGCACGCCTCGCGCGCCGCGGGTATGGTGGAGTGCCCGGACCTGTTCCCGGTGAAGGAGGAGAGCGGTGGCGACGACGACGGTGAAGGGCTCGACGCGTCGGCGAGCGGCGATGGGGTGCGGCACGTGTTGAAGCTCAGCGTGATGGACACGCTCCAGGACTACTACATGGTGGGGCGGTACGACGCCGCGGCGGACGCGTTCGTGCCGGCGGAGCCCGAGCGCGGCGACGACGTGCGCGCCTGGCGGCGGCTGGACTACGGCCACGTGTACGCGTCCAAGTCCTTCTTCGACGCGCGCCACAGCCGGCGCGTGCTGTGGGCGTGGGCCAACGAGTCCGACAGCCAGGCCGACGACGTCGCCAAGGGCTGGTCCGGCGTTCAG ACGTTCCCGAGGAAGCTGTGGCTGGACGAGGACGGGAAGCAGCTGCGGCAGTGGCCGGTGGAGGAGATCGAGACGCTACGGAGGAAGCGCGTCGGCCTGCGCCGCGGAACGGTGCTGAGCGCCGGAGGCATGAACGAGATCGTCGGCGTCGCCGGGTCGCAGGCGGACGTGGAGGTCGAGTTCAAGGTCCCGAGCCTGGCTGAGGCCGAGGCGCTGGACGCCAACCGGCTGCTGGACCCGCAGAAGCTGTGCGGGGAGAAGGGCGCCTCGGTGCCGGGCGGCGTCGGGCCGTTCGGGCTCATCGTGTTGGCCTCCGGCGACCTGCGGGAGCACACCACCGTCTTCTTCCGGGTGTTCAGGCACCAGGGCAGGTACAGGCTTCTCATGTGCACCGACCTAACGAGGTCGACGACGAGGGCCGGCGTGTACAAGCCGCCATACGGAGGATTCGTGGAcgtcgacgtagaggagcacgAGACCATCAAATTGAGAACCCTG ATTGATCACTCGATGCTGGAGAGCTTCGGAGCTGAAGGGCGGATCTGCATCACTGCTCGAGTGTACCCTGAGCACGCGGAGACGAGCAACAGCCACTTGTTCGTGTTCAACAATGGCACGGGCAAGGTGGAGGTGCCCAAGCTCGAGGCATGGGAGCTCGCCGCGGCGACCGTGAATGCTGTTGGGGATGCCGGCCTGATCGTGTCTCAATCTAAAGACGAAAGTGAATCCTATTAA
- the LOC8082558 gene encoding beta-fructofuranosidase, insoluble isoenzyme 5, translated as MNGKQSLRHGRTAYHFQPAKNWMNDPNGPLYHKGMYHLFFQYNPHGPLFGTGKLSWGHSVSGDLVNWAFLGTALDPTSPFDAEGCWSGSTTTLADGRPAILYTGRDANDVQVQNVAFPKNPSDPLLREWHKPSCNPVVPQPADVTRNNFRDPTTAWLGRDGLWRFAVVAEVGGVGSTVVYRSADFVHWERNAAPLHASPDVPVWECPDLFPVAERGTEGLDTSVSAGPGVRHVLKLSKAADEDYYVVGRYDDETDTFAPVDDGDHDVRNWRRIDHGHLFGAKTFFDARKKRRVLWAWVDETDSRSDDVGKDWTGIQTFPRALWLDADGKQLVQWPVEEIETLRRERVALVGAEIGSGGLHEIAGVDALQADVEVVFDLPSLEDAEELDPKWLQDPQKLCVYAEKKDASSPGPGGVGPFGLVVMASGDMREQTTVFFRVFRHGGTYKVLMCADLTRSSTKEGVHKPVYAGFVDVDVEKDRSISLRTLIDHSVIESFGGGGRTCITARVYPEHVVAGGSSHLYLFNNGAHPVTVSKLEAWELGTASVNVEEDYRVGTL; from the exons ATGAACGGGAAGCAGAGCCTACGCCATGGCCGAACAGCGTACCACTTCCAGCCTGCCAAGAACTGGATGAACG ATCCAAATG GGCCTTTGTACCACAAGGGCATGTACCACCTGTTCTTCCAGTACAACCCGCACGGCCCACTGTTCGGCACCGGTAAGCTCTCCTGGGGCCACTCCGTCTCCGGCGACCTCGTGAACTGGGCCTTCCTGGGCACAGCGCTGGACCCGACGTCGCCGTTCGACGCCGAGGGCTGCTGGTCGGGTTCCACCACCACGCTCGCCGATGGCCGCCCGGCCATCCTCTACACCGGGCGCGACGCCAACGACGTGCAGGTGCAGAACGTGGCGTTCCCCAAGAACCCGTCGGACCCGCTCCTCCGGGAGTGGCACAAGCCCAGCTGCAACCCGGTCGTCCCGCAGCCCGCCGACGTGACGCGCAACAACTTCCGGGACCCCACCACGGCGTGGCTGGGCCGCGACGGGCTCTGGCGGTTCGCCGTCGTGGCCGAGGTCGGCGGCGTCGGCTCCACCGTGGTGTACCGCAGCGCGGACTTCGTCCACTGGGAGCGGAACGCCGCGCCGCTGCACGCGTCCCCCGACGTGCCTGTCTGGGAGTGCCCCGACCTGTTCCCGGTGGCAGAGCGCGGCACGGAGGGGCTCGACACGTCGGTGAGCGCCGGGCCCGGGGTGAGGCACGTCCTCAAGCTCAGCAAGGCCGCCGACGAGGACTACTACGTGGTCGGCCGGTACGACGATGAGACCGACACGTTCGCGCCGGTGGACGACGGCGACCACGACGTCCGGAACTGGCGCCGGATCGACCACGGCCACCTGTTCGGGGCCAAGACGTTCTTCGACGCGCGGAAGAAGCGGCGCGTGCTGTGGGCGTGGGTGGACGAGACGGACAGCCGCTCCGACGACGTCGGCAAGGACTGGACGGGCATCCAGACGTTCCCGAGGGCGCTGTGGCTGGACGCCGACGGGAAGCAGCTGGTGCAGTGGCCGGTGGAGGAGATCGAGACGCTGCGGAGGGAGCGAGTCGCGCTGGTTGGGGCGGAGATCGGCTCCGGCGGCCTTCACGAGATCGCCGGCGTCGATGCCCTGCAGGCGGACGTGGAGGTCGTGTTCGACCTCCCGAGCCTGGAGGACGCCGAGGAGCTGGACCCCAAGTGGCTGCAAGATCCCCAGAAGCTGTGTGTGTATGCGGAGAAGAAGGACGCTTCCTCACCGGGCCCTGGCGGCGTCGGGCCGTTCGGGCTCGTCGTGATGGCGTCCGGCGACATGCGGGAGCAGACCACCGTGTTCTTCAGGGTGTTCAGGCACGGTGGCACGTACAAGGTCCTCATGTGCGCCGACCTGACAAG GTCATCGACAAAAGAGGGGGTGCACAAGCCAGTCTACGcaggatttgttgacgtggACGTGGAGAAGGACAGGAGCATATCGCTAAGAACACTG ATTGACCACTCTGTCATCGAGAGCTTCGGAGGCGGGGGCCGGACGTGCATCACGGCCCGAGTGTACCCTGAGCACGTGGTAGCAGGAGGCAGTAGCCACCTGTACCTGTTCAACAACGGAGCTCACCCAGTGACTGTGTCCAAGCTGGAGGCCTGGGAGCTAGGGACGGCAAGCGTCAACGTTGAAGAAGACTACCGTGTGGGCACACTGTAA
- the LOC8082557 gene encoding beta-fructofuranosidase, insoluble isoenzyme 6, whose amino-acid sequence MAALLLAIRVITVFLICLLLPTSSSSSSICIARTQDHVRTAFHFQPAKNWQNDPNGPVYYNGMYHLFYQYNPHGALWDVGNLSWGHSVSGDLVNWAALGNALDPTAPFDANGCASGSVTILPDGTPGILYSGIDTDRRQVQNIAFPKNPRDPLLREWAKPAYNPVVPLPADVSANDFRDPTTAWLGRDGLWRFAISAVADGVGATLVYRSADFLRWERRATPLHASRDAVMAECPDLFPVATRGGAEEGLDTSASGKGVRHVLKVSMPDTLEDYYAVGTYDDGADTFTPDEDGDYRSWRRIDRGHLYASKTFFDARRSRRVLWAWVNESDSEADDVARGWSGLQSFPRALWLDGGGKQLVQWPVEEIETLRTRRAPPLEGAELEPAGGLREVTGIRSSQADVDVVFEIPSLGRAEGLDPSRLADPDALCREKGASVRGGVGPFGLLVMASGDLHEHTAVFFRVFRLLHEYAVLMCTDLSRSYTKADVYKPTHGGFINVDIEKDMSISLRTLIDHSIVESFGGGGRTCMTARVYPEHVVTGSSHLYVFNNGSDAVKVSKLEAWELASASVNVDDDGGLVGSSVNMCHSEMY is encoded by the exons ATGGCAGCACTTCTCCTTGCTATACGCGTCATCACGGTGTTCTTGATCTGCCTTCTTCTCCCCACTTCGTCGTCTTCGTCATCGATTTGCATCGCGAGGACGCAGGACCATGTGAGAACTGCGTTTCACTTCCAGCCCGCCAAGAACTGGCAGAACG ATCCGAATG GGCCCGTGTACTACAACGGCATGTACCACCTGTTCTACCAGTACAACCCGCACGGCGCGCTCTGGGACGTGGGCAACCTCTCCTGGGGCCACTCCGTCTCCGGCGACCTCGTGAACTGGGCGGCCCTCGGCAACGCGCTGGACCCGACGGCGCCGTTCGACGCCAACGGCTGCGCGTCAGGGTCTGTCACCATCCTTCCGGACGGCACGCCGGGGATCCTCTACTCCGGCATCGACACGGACCGCCGGCAGGTCCAGAACATCGCGTTCCCTAAGAACCCGCGCGACCCGCTCCTCCGCGAGTGGGCCAAGCCAGCCTACAACCCGGTCGTCCCGCTCCCCGCCGACGTGTCGGCGAACGACTTCCGGGACCCCACCACGGCGTGGCTGGGCCGGGACGGGCTGTGGCGGTTCGCCATCTCCGCGGTGGCCGACGGCGTGGGCGCCACGCTCGTGTACCGCAGCGCGGACTTCCTGCGCTGGGAGCGGCGCGCCACGCCGCTGCACGCGTCGCGGGACGCCGTGATGGCCGAGTGCCCGGACCTGTTCCCCGTGGCGACGCGCGGCGGCGCGGAGGAGGGGCTGGACACGTCGGCGAGCGGCAAGGGCGTGCGGCACGTCCTCAAGGTGAGCATGCCGGACACGCTGGAGGACTACTACGCGGTCGGGACGTACGACGACGGGGCGGACACGTTCACGCCGGACGAGGACGGCGACTACCGCAGTTGGCGGAGGATCGACCGCGGGCACCTGTACGCGTCCAAGACGTTCTTCGACGCGCGCAGGAGCCGGCGGGTGCTGTGGGCGTGGGTGAACGAGTCCGACAGCGAGGCCGACGACGTCGCCCGGGGCTGGTCCGGCCTCCAGTCGTTCCCGCGGGCGCTGTGGCTGGACGGCGGCGGGAAGCAGCTGGTGCAGTGGCCCGTGGAGGAGATCGAGACGCTGAGGACGAGGCGCGCGCCGCCGCTTGAGGGTGCAGAGTTGGAGCCTGCCGGCGGGCTGCGCGAGGTCACGGGGATCCGGAGCTCGCAGGCGGACGTTGACGTCGTGTTCGAGATCCCGAGCCTCGGTCGCGCCGAGGGACTCGACCCCAGCCGGCTGGCTGACCCTGACGCGCTGTGCCGGGAGAAGGGCGCCTCCGTGCGAGGCGGGGTCGGCCCGTTCGGGCTGCTGGTGATGGCCTCCGGCGACCTGCATGAGCACACCGCCGTGTTCTTCAGGGTGTTCAGGCTCCTGCACGAGTACGCTGTTCTCATGTGCACGGACCTCAGCAG GTCCTACACGAAGGCAGACGTGTACAAGCCAACGCATGGAGGGTTCATCAACGTGGACATCGAGAAAGACATGAGCATATCGTTAAGAACATTG ATCGATCACTCGATCGTGGAGAGCTTCGGCGGCGGAGGGAGGACGTGCATGACGGCCAGAGTGTACCCCGAGCACGTTGTAACAGGTAGCAGCCACCTGTACGTGTTCAACAATGGATCGGATGCAGTGAAGGTGTCCAAGCTCGAGGCATGGGAACTTGCCAGTGCGAGTGTCAATGTCGACGATGATGGCGGTCTGGTTGGTTCATCCGTGAACATGTGCCACAGCGAGATGTATTAG
- the LOC110436398 gene encoding uncharacterized protein LOC110436398 translates to MATAQAASAAPTHHRASPGTSPPQPPYPSAARIADSACFPQYTASLKCLEANQDKSKCQQQFDDYKECKKKEREARLERNKTRSLFG, encoded by the exons ATGGCGACGGCACAGGCAGCGTCGGCGGCCCCTACCCACCACCGCGCGTCTCCAGGGACttcgccgccgcagccgccgtACCCCAGCGCCGCCAGGATTGCCGACTCCGCCTGCTTCCCCCAGTACACCGCCTCGCTCAAGT GTTTGGAGGCCAACCAGGACAAGAGCAAGTGCCAGCAGCAGTTCGACGATTACAAGGAGTGCAAGAAGAAAGAG AGGGAGGCTCGGCTCGAACGGAATAAAACAAGATCACTCTTTGGGTGA